A DNA window from Vibrio cidicii contains the following coding sequences:
- the fldA gene encoding flavodoxin FldA, translating to MASVGIFFGSDTGNTEAVAKMIQKQLGKKLVHVQDIAKSSKEDIDNFDLLLLGIPTWYYGEAQCDWDDFFPELEQIDFSTKLVAIFGCGDQEDYAEYFCDAMGTVRDIVESKGGTILGHTSTESYEFEASKALVEGDNSKFIGLCIDEDRQPELTESRVKNWVEQIYEEMCLAELED from the coding sequence ATGGCAAGTGTAGGTATCTTCTTCGGTAGCGACACAGGTAATACTGAAGCCGTTGCTAAGATGATTCAAAAGCAACTAGGTAAAAAACTCGTTCACGTACAAGACATTGCAAAGAGCAGCAAAGAAGACATCGATAATTTCGATCTGCTGCTGCTTGGCATTCCTACGTGGTACTACGGCGAAGCTCAATGTGACTGGGATGATTTTTTCCCGGAGTTAGAGCAAATCGACTTCTCAACCAAGCTGGTGGCGATTTTCGGCTGTGGCGATCAAGAAGACTACGCAGAATACTTCTGTGATGCTATGGGTACCGTACGCGATATCGTTGAGTCAAAAGGTGGCACGATTTTGGGCCATACTTCAACAGAAAGCTATGAGTTCGAAGCGTCGAAAGCACTGGTTGAAGGCGACAATAGCAAGTTCATTGGCCTTTGCATCGATGAAGATCGTCAGCCAGAACTGACCGAGTCTCGCGTGAAAAACTGGGTTGAGCAGATCTATGAAGAGATGTGCCTCGCAGAGCTAGAAGATTGA
- a CDS encoding DUF2788 domain-containing protein — protein MLYDYMNMLESIGLDLLFASIFFLIGMAIKDVLKQGNVPVFGRRIVWLVLFLGCAGFIAKGLIQLSWEGTGLG, from the coding sequence ATGCTTTACGACTACATGAACATGCTGGAATCGATTGGACTCGACCTTCTTTTTGCGTCTATCTTCTTTCTTATTGGTATGGCCATTAAAGATGTGTTGAAACAAGGCAATGTTCCCGTTTTTGGTCGTCGTATTGTATGGTTGGTACTTTTCCTTGGCTGTGCTGGTTTTATCGCAAAAGGGCTTATTCAGCTTAGCTGGGAAGGCACTGGTTTGGGTTAA
- a CDS encoding alpha/beta fold hydrolase: MSSLLNYKLEGEGQTIVLLHGLFGSLSNLGLLARDLVADHRVLSLDLRNHGLSFHSPQHDYQLMAQDVLSTMEALSIDHAIVIGHSMGGKVAMKLAAMAPQIVSQLIVLDMAPVAYQVRRHDNVFQGLHSVIQHKPTSRSQALDLLAKHITLDGVRQFLAKSLYNQDGHLAWRFNVDSLINNYDAILGWQPIPPTEIPTLFVKGGDSPYLQNEHQAAVVQQFTQAKAHVIANTGHWLHAEKPAEVLRAIRKFIVS, encoded by the coding sequence ATGTCATCATTGCTCAACTACAAACTTGAAGGTGAAGGACAAACCATTGTTTTACTTCACGGCTTATTTGGCAGTTTAAGTAACCTTGGCCTGCTTGCCCGAGATCTGGTTGCAGATCACCGAGTCCTTAGTTTGGATCTCCGTAACCACGGCCTCTCCTTCCACAGCCCGCAGCATGATTACCAACTCATGGCGCAAGATGTGCTCAGCACAATGGAGGCGCTTTCGATTGACCATGCAATCGTGATTGGCCACTCAATGGGAGGCAAGGTAGCGATGAAATTGGCCGCCATGGCACCACAAATTGTCTCACAGCTCATCGTTTTGGACATGGCACCAGTCGCCTATCAAGTCAGACGCCATGACAATGTGTTCCAAGGGTTACATTCGGTGATTCAGCATAAGCCGACCAGCCGCAGCCAAGCGCTTGATTTACTTGCCAAGCACATTACTTTGGATGGGGTCAGGCAATTCCTTGCCAAATCGCTTTACAATCAAGACGGCCATCTCGCGTGGCGCTTCAATGTTGACTCACTGATCAACAACTACGATGCCATTCTAGGCTGGCAGCCTATCCCACCGACCGAGATCCCAACACTGTTTGTCAAAGGGGGCGATTCTCCCTATCTGCAGAATGAACATCAGGCGGCCGTTGTGCAGCAGTTCACACAGGCAAAAGCGCATGTGATTGCCAATACGGGGCACTGGCTGCATGCTGAAAAACCGGCAGAAGTTTTACGTGCGATCCGAAAATTTATTGTCAGTTAA
- the seqA gene encoding replication initiation negative regulator SeqA, giving the protein MKTIEVDEDLYRFIASQTQHIGESASDILRRLLNVDGKQIVITQVAEPKGIVVSKDAGKASQVDGVKEMRSLLISDEFASLTKAIDRFMLVLTTLHRINPESFAQATKVKGRKRVYFADNEATLLENGNTTKPKAIPHTGFWVITNNNTSRKRQMVEQVMTHMEFQPDLIEKVTGSI; this is encoded by the coding sequence ATGAAAACAATTGAGGTTGATGAGGATCTGTACCGTTTTATTGCAAGTCAAACCCAACACATTGGTGAAAGTGCGTCGGACATTCTACGCCGCTTGTTGAATGTGGATGGTAAACAGATCGTCATTACACAAGTTGCTGAACCTAAAGGTATTGTAGTTAGCAAAGATGCAGGTAAAGCCTCTCAGGTGGACGGTGTAAAGGAGATGCGCTCGCTGTTGATATCCGACGAGTTTGCCTCATTAACGAAAGCGATTGACCGCTTTATGTTGGTTCTAACGACTTTGCACCGTATCAACCCTGAAAGTTTTGCTCAGGCGACCAAAGTGAAGGGTCGTAAGCGCGTTTACTTTGCCGATAATGAAGCGACGCTGCTGGAAAACGGCAATACCACCAAACCTAAAGCGATTCCACATACGGGCTTTTGGGTCATCACTAACAACAATACCAGTCGCAAACGGCAGATGGTGGAACAGGTGATGACGCATATGGAATTTCAGCCGGATTTAATTGAAAAAGTAACAGGGTCGATATAA
- a CDS encoding DUF1853 family protein, with amino-acid sequence MSSVTRFYQWITSSPSLFETRLPFVSVSHLNATVPNDIEPYQGNARLGFLYQYLCSKLLQHSPQYQIELEEVQLQSNGKTLGALDFLLLNRESGQFEHWEVAIKFYLLRDGKWYGPNAQDRLDKKLDHMLNHQLKMSCSTAFLQQYEQYQHCQPRLLMQGRLYINPFLPQDIPTHCLDYPINPDTIAGYWCFAHQWPQINQPLYELSKADWAAGGMAAADAPAVEKPQKRFIHAQSRNGQFWFIVPDNWPHG; translated from the coding sequence ATGAGCTCTGTTACGCGATTTTATCAATGGATTACCTCCTCACCTTCGTTATTTGAGACCCGCTTACCTTTTGTCAGCGTCTCCCATTTAAATGCCACGGTGCCAAACGATATCGAGCCTTATCAAGGAAATGCTCGGCTTGGTTTTCTCTATCAGTACCTGTGCTCAAAACTGTTGCAACATTCGCCCCAATACCAGATTGAGCTCGAAGAAGTACAACTTCAAAGCAATGGGAAGACGCTTGGTGCGTTAGATTTTCTTTTGCTTAACCGAGAAAGTGGTCAATTTGAGCACTGGGAAGTAGCGATTAAGTTTTATCTGCTGCGGGATGGCAAATGGTATGGCCCCAACGCCCAAGATCGCTTGGACAAAAAACTCGATCACATGCTCAATCATCAGCTTAAGATGAGCTGTTCGACGGCTTTTTTGCAACAATACGAACAGTATCAACACTGCCAACCACGCTTACTCATGCAAGGCCGTTTGTACATCAACCCTTTTTTGCCACAAGACATACCGACCCATTGTCTTGACTATCCAATCAACCCAGACACTATCGCGGGTTATTGGTGTTTCGCCCACCAATGGCCGCAAATCAACCAACCACTGTATGAGTTATCGAAAGCGGATTGGGCGGCCGGCGGCATGGCAGCGGCTGACGCGCCCGCAGTCGAAAAACCGCAAAAACGCTTTATCCACGCCCAAAGCCGAAATGGTCAGTTCTGGTTTATCGTCCCAGACAACTGGCCGCATGGATAA